ACAGTAGAATAATCTGTAATCAAGAATAATAGGTCAAGAATCATACATGCAAAGCCCTAAGCAGAAGAGGCCTCTCTTCCAAGATTTCTTTGAACAACCTTTTAGCCTTACTCAATTGCCCCAGCATCTCATAACATAGTGCCTCCAAAAGCCTCCATTCTACTTCCTCCGGCTCAATATTAATCAATCTGTCCACATACTTCAAAGCTTCCTTAGTCTTTCCTCTCCTTATCATCCCATACACAAGCACCTTCAACGCCTCGACATTCCTTGGTTCCcccttcaaaatttcttcatacaTCTCATCTTCACTTTTCTGGGTATCCTTCTTTTCCTCTATTTTTGCACTCGATTCAGTCGTTTGAGAAGGTAGTGCCAAACTCGGCTTAGTATTTAAACCGAAAGAACCAATGAAAATAAATGCCCCAACCAGGGAAGCAAGTAGTTTCTCACACAAAAATTTAGCCAGGAAATCGTTCCTTTTCGAGAGATTTGAAGTGGGTACGTGAGGAATGGGTGATAAAGGGAGTATAGAGGAAATGTGAAGTTTAGCTTGATTAAATGGGAGTTGGTGTAGTCTCTGAACGCAGATTTGAGGCTTTGATGAAATGGGAAGACTATGTTTTGGGAATTTGGGGTTGTCAACACGTAACTGACAGTACAGAGAGAATGTTGCGATTGAACCCATTTCGGACTAGATTCTTGATTGGTTGCCGCCGATCGTAAAAAGGTTGGAAGAGAACCACTTTCCAAACTCAAAACCCCCGATACAAATCATAGGGGTTTAGCATTTCCTTACCGCTTACCAGTACATACAATTCTTTCTTTTGGTCATTTACAAATTAATCCCTCATTTAATAAGTCTCGTTAATTTCTTTTCCATTTagaataatttaatttctaaaacaatatatttaattttatatttaaataattatttatttcatatttagataattatatattttataaatactaaatatttttataattataattatttaaatataaaatactaaaaatagataattaaataataaatgtttttaaatagtaaaaatagTTAATAACAAATAATATGTTTtactaaattcattaatttttttatattatgatctataattttataaaaataattattttacttatagtattttttcaataataattataaaaattcttTGAACAatgattttcaagaaaaaaacttgcaaaaaattttatttttatataatttattttgatattacatttaaaattataatttatttatattgtaTAAATATactcaaaatattatattttaagttaaattttcatttcaaccaaattatttaatttttcaaacaattaatttaaatgaaaatttaatttaaaatataatttttagaatatatataaattatgaataaattataattttaaataatttatgtatgATTATGTATTT
This sequence is a window from Hevea brasiliensis isolate MT/VB/25A 57/8 chromosome 10, ASM3005281v1, whole genome shotgun sequence. Protein-coding genes within it:
- the LOC110662460 gene encoding protein SLOW GREEN 1, chloroplastic isoform X1; this translates as MGSIATFSLYCQLRVDNPKFPKHSLPISSKPQICVQRLHQLPFNQAKLHISSILPLSPIPHVPTSNLSKRNDFLAKFLCEKLLASLVGAFIFIGSFGLNTKPSLALPSQTTESSAKIEEKKDTQKSEDEMYEEILKGEPRNVEALKVLVYGMIRRGKTKEALKYVDRLINIEPEEVEWRLLEALCYEMLGQLSKAKRLFKEILEERPLLLRALHGAPAIFKGLAMVMHKNLEGPAVFEMLNKALEIACREKRVTEERNIRILIAQMHVVKGQLEEGLKKFQDLVNENPRDFRPYLCQGIIYSLLDRKKEAAEQFETYHSLVPDEFPQRGFLDDVVLAAKTESQERFQKEFVTEFSYRK
- the LOC110662460 gene encoding protein SLOW GREEN 1, chloroplastic isoform X2, producing the protein MGSIATFSLYCQLRVDNPKFPKHSLPISSKPQICVQRLHQLPFNQAKLHISSILPLSPIPHVPTSNLSKRNDFLAKFLCEKLLASLVGAFIFIGSFGLNTKPSLALPSQTTESSAKIEEKKDTQKSEDEMYEEILKGEPRNVEALKVLVYGMIRRGKTKEALKYVDRLINIEPEEVEWRLLEALCYEMLGQLSKAKRLFKEILEERPLLLRALHGLAMVMHKNLEGPAVFEMLNKALEIACREKRVTEERNIRILIAQMHVVKGQLEEGLKKFQDLVNENPRDFRPYLCQGIIYSLLDRKKEAAEQFETYHSLVPDEFPQRGFLDDVVLAAKTESQERFQKEFVTEFSYRK